One window of the Lynx canadensis isolate LIC74 chromosome D3, mLynCan4.pri.v2, whole genome shotgun sequence genome contains the following:
- the SERPINB3 gene encoding serpin B3 isoform X1 translates to MDSLSEANTHFALDLFQQFKLSKKNDNIFYSPLSITSALAMTYLGARENTALEIGKVLHLNKATHNTRGRTTTDHVEKLGNVHHQFQKLLTELKKPTDAYELNTANKFYGENKYPFLQEYMDNVKKFYLASVESVDFQNAAEETRKKINSWVESQTNGKIKDLLPENSLESTVLVLVNAVYFKGLWDKKFDKKYTVEEKFWLNKDTSKPVQMMKQSSVFNFTSLEDVQAKILEMPYKGKDLSMMLLLPNEVDGLQKLEDQLTAEKLAEWTSSQNMSDRWVDLYLPRFKVEDDYDLKATLQALGMLDAFNTQRANFSGMTGSLDLVVSKALHKSFVEVTEEGAEAAASTNVNVGYTSPPIYHFRCDHPFLFFIKHNKTNCILFLGRVSSP, encoded by the exons ATGGATTCACTCAGTGAAGCAAACACCCACTTTGCATTGGATCTGTTCCAGCAGTTCAAACTATCAAAGAAGAATGACAACATCTTCTATTCCCCTTTATCCATCACATCAGCATTAGCCATGACCTACTTAGGAGCCAGAGAAAACACTGCCCTCGAAATTGGGAAG gtcCTTCACCTCAACAAAGCCACACACAACACGAGAGGAAGAACTACAACAGATCAC GTTGAAAAGTTGGGCAATGTGCACCACCAATTTCAAAAGCTTCTAACGGAATTAAAGAAACCCACTGATGCATATGAACTGAACACTGCCAACAAGTTCTATGGAGAAAACAAGTATCCATTTCTTCAA GAATATATGGATAACGTCAAGAAATTTTACCTAGCCAGTGTGGAATCTGTTGATTTTCAAAATGCGGCAGAAGAAACCCGTAAGAAGATTAATTCCTGGGTGGAAAGCCAAACAAATG GAAAAATCAAGGATCTGCTTCCCGAAAACTCTCTTGAGTCTACCGTTCTGGTTCTGGTGAACGCAGTCTATTTCAAAGGACTGTGGGACAAGAAATTTGATAAAAAATATACGGTGGAGGAAAAATTTTGGCTGAACAAG GATACAAGCAAACCCGTGCAGATGATGAAACAGTCCAGTGTCTTCAATTTCACCTCACTGGAGGACGTACAGGCCAAGATCCTGGAAATGCCATACAAAGGCAAGGATCTAAGCATGATGTTGCTGTTGCCAAATGAAGTGGACGGTCTGCAGAAG CTTGAAGACCAGCTCACCGCTGAGAAACTAGCAGAGTGGACGAGCTCACAGAATATGAGCGATAGATGGGTGGATTTATATTTACCTCGGTTCAAAGTGGAAGACGACTATGACCTCAAGGCCACGCTGCAAGCCTTGGGGATGCTGGACGCCTTCAATACACAGAGAGCCAACTTCTCAGGCATGACAGGGAGCCTGGATCTCGTGGTGTCTAAAGCCCTCCACAAGTCCTTTGTGGAGGTGACTGAAGAGGGCGCCGAGGCCGCAGCTTCTACAAACGTAAATGTTGGGTATACATCACCACCAATTTACCATTTTCGTTGTGATCACCCTTTCCTGTTCTTCATCAAGCACAATAAGACCAACTGCATTCTCTTCCTGGGCAGAGTCTCTTCCCCTTAG
- the SERPINB3 gene encoding serpin B3 isoform X2, whose protein sequence is MDSLSEANTHFALDLFQQFKLSKKNDNIFYSPLSITSALAMTYLGARENTALEIGKVLHLNKATHNTRGRTTTDHVEKLGNVHHQFQKLLTELKKPTDAYELNTANKFYGENKYPFLQEYMDNVKKFYLASVESVDFQNAAEETRKKINSWVESQTNGKIKDLLPENSLESTVLVLVNAVYFKGLWDKKFDKKYTVEEKFWLNKDVQAKILEMPYKGKDLSMMLLLPNEVDGLQKLEDQLTAEKLAEWTSSQNMSDRWVDLYLPRFKVEDDYDLKATLQALGMLDAFNTQRANFSGMTGSLDLVVSKALHKSFVEVTEEGAEAAASTNVNVGYTSPPIYHFRCDHPFLFFIKHNKTNCILFLGRVSSP, encoded by the exons ATGGATTCACTCAGTGAAGCAAACACCCACTTTGCATTGGATCTGTTCCAGCAGTTCAAACTATCAAAGAAGAATGACAACATCTTCTATTCCCCTTTATCCATCACATCAGCATTAGCCATGACCTACTTAGGAGCCAGAGAAAACACTGCCCTCGAAATTGGGAAG gtcCTTCACCTCAACAAAGCCACACACAACACGAGAGGAAGAACTACAACAGATCAC GTTGAAAAGTTGGGCAATGTGCACCACCAATTTCAAAAGCTTCTAACGGAATTAAAGAAACCCACTGATGCATATGAACTGAACACTGCCAACAAGTTCTATGGAGAAAACAAGTATCCATTTCTTCAA GAATATATGGATAACGTCAAGAAATTTTACCTAGCCAGTGTGGAATCTGTTGATTTTCAAAATGCGGCAGAAGAAACCCGTAAGAAGATTAATTCCTGGGTGGAAAGCCAAACAAATG GAAAAATCAAGGATCTGCTTCCCGAAAACTCTCTTGAGTCTACCGTTCTGGTTCTGGTGAACGCAGTCTATTTCAAAGGACTGTGGGACAAGAAATTTGATAAAAAATATACGGTGGAGGAAAAATTTTGGCTGAACAAG GACGTACAGGCCAAGATCCTGGAAATGCCATACAAAGGCAAGGATCTAAGCATGATGTTGCTGTTGCCAAATGAAGTGGACGGTCTGCAGAAG CTTGAAGACCAGCTCACCGCTGAGAAACTAGCAGAGTGGACGAGCTCACAGAATATGAGCGATAGATGGGTGGATTTATATTTACCTCGGTTCAAAGTGGAAGACGACTATGACCTCAAGGCCACGCTGCAAGCCTTGGGGATGCTGGACGCCTTCAATACACAGAGAGCCAACTTCTCAGGCATGACAGGGAGCCTGGATCTCGTGGTGTCTAAAGCCCTCCACAAGTCCTTTGTGGAGGTGACTGAAGAGGGCGCCGAGGCCGCAGCTTCTACAAACGTAAATGTTGGGTATACATCACCACCAATTTACCATTTTCGTTGTGATCACCCTTTCCTGTTCTTCATCAAGCACAATAAGACCAACTGCATTCTCTTCCTGGGCAGAGTCTCTTCCCCTTAG